A DNA window from Bradyrhizobium barranii subsp. barranii contains the following coding sequences:
- a CDS encoding DUF4153 domain-containing protein, with translation MTSLASTIAAEIQPIRHSSIPAKVGLALVLAALADWLFYGQRIGLSLTLFAIATACVSVLFNHAALDLRRAMIGGAILVAGLVPAVEELNMLSFLILTMALTIALLIATNPETTGFAERARALRNFVLFGPFRFFLEALQIFNMSAFTRGIALWLMPAALSTVFVALFAAANPVIEQWVSLLNPKLILEYISIPRLLFWAMMLALVWPFIHVRWRRQTIVTTAVADGPVPPPLPPLVSAEFLNPSTILRSLILFNLLFAAQSILDGIYLWGHVALPDNLTYAAYAHRGAYPLIATALLAAAFVLVAMRPGGAAEKSKVIRPLVYLWVGQNVLLVASSILRLDLYVDIYMLTYWRIAAFIWMGLVALGLVLIVARIALNRSNQWLVGANLIALTVVLYSCSLVNFDAFIADYNVVHSREASGKGVQIDINYLLTLGPQALPAIDKALLLRPGAPESCLVSRRDRLVEQQRQDLAWRSWGFRSWRLQRRLDAPAKDQQAG, from the coding sequence ATGACGAGCCTGGCTTCGACGATAGCAGCGGAAATCCAGCCGATCAGACATTCCTCGATCCCGGCCAAGGTCGGCCTCGCGCTGGTGCTGGCCGCGCTCGCCGACTGGCTGTTCTACGGCCAGCGGATCGGGCTGTCGCTGACGCTCTTTGCGATCGCGACGGCCTGCGTGTCGGTGCTCTTCAATCATGCGGCCCTGGATCTGCGGCGCGCCATGATCGGCGGGGCCATACTCGTCGCCGGCCTCGTTCCGGCCGTCGAGGAGCTGAACATGCTGTCCTTCCTGATCCTCACCATGGCGCTGACCATTGCGCTTCTGATCGCGACCAATCCTGAAACGACCGGGTTCGCTGAGCGTGCCCGCGCGCTGCGCAACTTTGTCCTGTTCGGGCCCTTCAGGTTCTTCCTCGAGGCGCTCCAGATCTTCAACATGTCGGCGTTCACCCGCGGCATTGCACTCTGGCTGATGCCTGCCGCGCTCAGCACCGTCTTCGTCGCACTGTTCGCTGCGGCCAATCCGGTGATCGAGCAGTGGGTGTCGCTGCTCAATCCAAAGCTCATCCTCGAATATATCAGCATCCCACGCCTGCTGTTCTGGGCCATGATGCTGGCGCTGGTTTGGCCGTTCATTCATGTGCGCTGGCGGCGCCAGACGATTGTCACCACCGCCGTTGCCGATGGCCCTGTGCCGCCCCCGCTCCCGCCCTTGGTCTCGGCCGAATTTCTGAACCCCTCCACCATTCTGCGCTCGCTGATCCTGTTCAACCTGCTGTTCGCCGCGCAATCCATCCTCGACGGCATCTATCTCTGGGGCCATGTGGCGCTGCCCGACAATTTGACCTATGCGGCCTACGCCCATCGCGGCGCCTATCCGCTGATAGCGACCGCGTTGCTCGCCGCCGCCTTCGTGCTGGTGGCGATGCGCCCGGGCGGGGCGGCCGAGAAATCGAAAGTGATCCGGCCGCTGGTCTATCTCTGGGTCGGGCAGAACGTGCTGCTCGTCGCCTCCTCCATCCTCCGCCTCGACCTCTATGTCGACATTTACATGCTGACCTATTGGCGGATCGCGGCCTTCATCTGGATGGGGCTGGTGGCGCTCGGATTGGTCCTGATCGTGGCGCGCATCGCGCTCAACCGGTCCAACCAATGGCTCGTCGGTGCCAATCTGATCGCGCTGACGGTCGTGCTCTATAGCTGCTCGCTCGTGAACTTCGATGCGTTCATTGCCGACTACAATGTCGTCCACAGCCGGGAAGCATCGGGCAAGGGCGTGCAGATCGACATCAACTATCTCCTGACGCTCGGGCCGCAGGCGCTGCCCGCCATCGACAAGGCGCTTCTGCTCCGGCCCGGCGCCCCCGAGAGCTGCCTTGTGTCGCGCCGCGACCGCCTTGTAGAACAGCAGCGCCAGGATCTGGCCTGGCGGAGCTGGGGCTTTCGGAGCTGGCGGCTCCAGCGCAGGCTGGACGCGCCGGCGAAGGATCAGCAGGCAGGCTGA
- a CDS encoding glycoside hydrolase family 3 N-terminal domain-containing protein — MQFFGRIGLILLWLAAPLVAFAAANKNDPYLVPLRGAGNLALVVASLAIVILLLRRGRWRTVAGKLLVVLWCLPPVLMSAAHLKFELRKHHVLAASATEARQLGPHFMVGYSSFPEVARLAEQGLIGGVYVTRRNIRGRTVETLRTEIAALQDKRRVAGLPPLVVAADQEGGIVGHLAPPLTKVPALATLSGLAPDDQQARAEEFGRIHGRELAGLGVNLNLAPVLDLKPPVRRNRLDFHTLIGQRAIATDPAVVSTIASAYVRRLEESGVGATLKHFPGIGRVRTDTHHFSANLDTPVRELEATDWLPFREVLSHSRSALMVGHVTLTTVDPDRAASHSKRVVEGIIRDKWGYQGMVMTDDLVMGAIYQHDVCKAVVEAINAGVDLLLVAYDGAQFYRIFACALDGARQGKLDAAMLRTSAARLARGFPTQQARAASDVIRVVDRHQPFANWR; from the coding sequence ATGCAATTCTTCGGTCGTATTGGTCTCATCCTGCTCTGGCTGGCCGCGCCGCTCGTCGCATTCGCGGCCGCCAACAAGAACGATCCCTATCTGGTCCCACTGCGCGGCGCGGGAAACCTCGCGCTTGTCGTCGCAAGCCTCGCGATCGTCATCCTGCTGCTACGCAGAGGGCGTTGGCGTACCGTCGCGGGCAAGCTGCTCGTCGTGCTCTGGTGCCTGCCGCCGGTCCTGATGTCCGCGGCGCATCTGAAGTTCGAGCTGCGCAAGCACCACGTGCTTGCCGCGAGCGCCACCGAGGCGCGTCAGCTCGGGCCTCACTTCATGGTGGGCTATTCCTCCTTTCCCGAGGTTGCGCGCCTTGCCGAGCAGGGCTTGATCGGCGGCGTCTACGTGACCCGGCGCAACATCCGCGGCCGGACCGTCGAGACGTTGCGCACCGAGATTGCGGCGCTCCAGGACAAGCGGCGCGTCGCCGGCCTGCCGCCGCTGGTCGTTGCGGCAGACCAGGAGGGCGGCATCGTCGGACATCTCGCGCCGCCGCTGACGAAGGTACCGGCGCTGGCGACGCTCAGCGGGCTCGCTCCCGACGACCAGCAGGCCAGGGCCGAAGAGTTCGGCCGCATCCACGGCCGCGAGCTCGCCGGGCTCGGCGTCAACCTCAACCTCGCGCCGGTGCTCGACCTCAAGCCGCCGGTCCGGCGCAATCGCCTCGACTTCCATACACTGATCGGCCAGCGCGCGATTGCGACCGACCCTGCCGTCGTCAGCACGATCGCGAGCGCCTATGTGCGCAGGCTGGAAGAGTCAGGCGTCGGTGCTACGCTGAAGCATTTTCCCGGCATCGGCCGCGTCCGCACCGACACGCATCATTTCAGCGCCAATCTCGATACGCCGGTTAGGGAATTGGAGGCAACCGACTGGCTGCCGTTCCGCGAGGTGCTGTCGCATTCGCGCAGCGCGCTCATGGTTGGGCATGTGACGCTCACGACCGTCGATCCCGATCGTGCGGCCTCGCATTCGAAACGCGTCGTCGAAGGGATCATCCGCGACAAGTGGGGTTACCAGGGCATGGTGATGACCGACGACCTCGTGATGGGTGCGATCTACCAGCACGACGTCTGCAAAGCCGTGGTCGAGGCGATCAACGCCGGCGTCGATCTGCTGCTGGTTGCCTACGACGGCGCACAATTCTACCGGATCTTCGCCTGCGCGCTGGATGGGGCGCGGCAGGGCAAGCTCGACGCCGCGATGCTGCGCACGAGCGCGGCACGGTTGGCGCGGGGCTTCCCGACCCAGCAGGCGCGAGCCGCCTCGGACGTCATCCGCGTTGTCGACCGGCATCAGCCCTTCGCGAACTGGCGGTAG
- a CDS encoding LysR family transcriptional regulator → MSDRLQELAVFVRAAESGSFSKAARELGLSQPSVSRIIGELEARLGVKLLLRTTRRITVTDAGALFLTRAREVLADIEDAEDAARGIDSLRGTIRITMPVMYGARNIIPRLPKFLAAHTLLRVELSVVDERQDLVAEGTDVAIRLGLLNDSGFGARSLGILPRLVVASPSYLAICGTPKTPADLASHDCIFGPGQSGRTSWSFTRNGTETSVDVRGRITTDSGPGVFACVQAGLGIAITSPIMAGPEIAAGTLVPLLKSYKLSPIDVYAVFPGGRRPSTKVRALVDYLATDMKQTP, encoded by the coding sequence ATGAGTGACCGGCTCCAGGAATTGGCCGTCTTCGTCCGCGCGGCCGAGAGTGGCAGCTTTTCGAAGGCCGCACGCGAGCTCGGCCTGTCGCAACCCTCGGTGTCCCGCATCATCGGCGAGCTGGAGGCCCGGCTGGGCGTCAAGCTGCTGCTGCGAACCACGCGCCGCATCACCGTCACCGACGCCGGCGCGCTGTTCCTCACCCGCGCACGCGAAGTGCTGGCCGATATCGAGGACGCCGAGGACGCCGCGCGCGGCATCGACTCGCTGCGTGGCACGATCCGCATCACGATGCCCGTCATGTACGGCGCCCGGAACATCATCCCGCGCCTGCCGAAATTCCTGGCTGCGCATACGCTGCTGCGCGTCGAGCTATCCGTGGTCGACGAACGCCAGGACCTCGTCGCCGAGGGGACCGATGTCGCCATTCGGCTCGGCCTGCTCAACGACTCCGGCTTTGGCGCGCGAAGTCTCGGGATATTGCCGCGCCTCGTGGTGGCATCGCCGTCTTATCTTGCCATCTGTGGCACACCGAAAACGCCGGCGGACCTCGCGTCCCACGATTGCATTTTCGGACCAGGCCAGTCCGGCCGCACCAGTTGGTCGTTCACGCGGAACGGAACGGAGACATCGGTCGATGTCCGCGGCCGCATCACCACCGATTCCGGCCCCGGCGTATTCGCCTGTGTGCAGGCGGGGCTCGGCATCGCGATCACATCGCCAATCATGGCCGGACCCGAGATCGCCGCCGGCACGCTGGTCCCCCTGTTGAAGAGCTACAAGCTTTCGCCCATCGACGTCTACGCCGTCTTCCCGGGTGGCCGCCGCCCCTCGACCAAGGTGCGCGCTCTGGTGGACTATCTCGCGACCGACATGAAGCAGACGCCATGA
- a CDS encoding peroxiredoxin-like family protein has protein sequence MALQDKLDAFKADFEAGRFPLKPSKEALDTMQRATAELIASGQAQRAKKAGDAAPEFVLRDPDGKQVASRDLLAKGPLVVSFYRGVWCPYCNLELQALQEALPEIAARGASLVAISPQTAPNSRKSERENKLSFPILSDVASGLADAFGIRFALPADLVSLYKSFKNDLPTFNDNPAWVLPMPARYVIGRDGIIAYAEVNPDYTQRPDPSELLPVLDRLRAGKAA, from the coding sequence ATGGCCCTTCAAGACAAACTCGATGCCTTCAAAGCCGACTTCGAAGCCGGCCGCTTTCCGCTCAAGCCCAGCAAGGAGGCGCTCGACACCATGCAACGCGCCACCGCCGAACTGATCGCGAGCGGCCAGGCGCAGCGCGCCAAGAAGGCCGGCGACGCAGCGCCGGAATTCGTCCTCAGGGATCCCGACGGCAAGCAGGTCGCGTCGCGCGACCTGCTCGCGAAGGGTCCGCTGGTCGTGTCGTTCTATCGCGGCGTCTGGTGTCCGTATTGTAACCTCGAGCTCCAGGCGCTCCAGGAAGCGCTGCCGGAGATCGCCGCGCGTGGTGCGAGCCTTGTTGCGATCTCGCCGCAGACAGCGCCGAACAGCCGCAAGTCGGAGCGCGAGAACAAGCTGTCGTTCCCGATCCTGAGCGACGTCGCGAGCGGCCTCGCCGACGCCTTCGGCATCCGCTTCGCGCTGCCGGCCGATCTCGTCTCGCTCTACAAGTCCTTCAAGAACGACCTGCCGACGTTCAACGACAATCCGGCCTGGGTGCTGCCGATGCCCGCGCGCTACGTCATCGGCCGCGACGGCATCATCGCCTATGCGGAGGTGAACCCGGACTACACGCAACGCCCCGATCCATCCGAATTGCTGCCGGTGCTCGACCGGTTGCGGGCCGGCAAGGCGGCCTGA
- a CDS encoding SDR family NAD(P)-dependent oxidoreductase: protein MSKLEGKIAVITGGSSGIGLAAAKTFVTEGAYVFIVGRRQGELDKAKAEIGRNVSAIQADVANLDDLDRLYARVKDEKGALDIIVASAAFVERKLTVDVTPAHFDTTFGINARGAYFTVQKALPLMRKGGSIVLVSSGLHLKGLPEHGTYAATKAALRSFSRTWAMELKDRGIRVNTLSPGAIDTPIIDGQFKTSEEAEGARAIFASITPLGRIGRPEEMASAILFLASDDSSYSTGIDLAADGGITQV, encoded by the coding sequence ATGTCAAAGCTCGAAGGAAAGATTGCCGTCATCACCGGCGGCTCCAGTGGTATCGGTCTCGCTGCGGCGAAGACCTTTGTGACCGAAGGCGCTTATGTTTTCATCGTTGGACGGCGTCAGGGCGAGCTCGACAAGGCCAAGGCCGAGATCGGGCGCAATGTCTCCGCGATCCAGGCCGACGTCGCCAATCTCGACGATCTCGACCGGCTCTACGCCCGGGTGAAGGATGAAAAGGGTGCGCTCGATATCATCGTCGCCAGTGCCGCGTTCGTCGAGCGCAAGCTCACGGTGGACGTCACTCCGGCGCATTTCGACACGACATTCGGTATCAATGCGCGTGGTGCCTATTTCACGGTACAGAAGGCGCTGCCGCTGATGCGCAAAGGTGGCTCGATCGTGCTGGTGTCGTCTGGCCTGCACCTGAAAGGCCTTCCCGAGCACGGCACCTACGCCGCCACCAAGGCCGCGCTGCGCTCGTTCTCGCGGACCTGGGCGATGGAGCTGAAGGATCGCGGCATCCGCGTGAACACGTTGTCACCGGGCGCCATCGATACGCCGATCATCGACGGCCAGTTCAAGACCTCTGAGGAGGCCGAAGGTGCCCGCGCGATCTTCGCTTCGATTACCCCGCTCGGTCGGATTGGTCGCCCGGAGGAAATGGCCTCCGCCATTTTATTTCTGGCGTCGGACGACAGCAGCTACAGCACGGGCATCGATCTCGCGGCCGATGGCGGTATTACGCAGGTTTGA
- the hydA gene encoding dihydropyrimidinase — MPLLIRGGTVVNHDHSRRADVLIDGETIVAIGTSLDAPTGAEIVDAGGAYVIPGGIDPHTHLEMPFMGTVTADDFESGTKAALTGGTTMVVDFCLPDPGQSMLAAYQEWRHKSEKAATDYGFHMAVTSWSKQIYDEMETVVKTYGINTFKHFMAYKGALMVNDDELYNSFARCAHLGAMPVVHAENGDVVALMQEALIARGVAGPEGHAYSRPPEVEGEATNRAIMIADMTGTPVYIVHTSCREAHEAIARARAAGKRVYGEPLIQHLLLDVGEYQNRDWDHSAQRVMSPPFRDRSHQDSLWAGLQSGSLQVVATDHCAFTTEQKRFGLGDFRKIPNGTGGLEDRLALLWTAGVATGRLTKEEFVAVTSANIARILNIYPRKGAVAVGSDADVVVWDPRASKTISAKRQMSRIDYNVFEGFACTGGPAATLSRGRVVWKAGDLRAEAGDGHYIERPAFSPVHVANSTWKQLTAPRAVARGAVTP; from the coding sequence ATGCCCCTCCTCATCCGCGGCGGCACCGTCGTCAATCATGATCATTCGCGCCGTGCGGACGTGCTGATCGACGGCGAGACCATCGTCGCGATCGGAACATCGCTCGATGCACCGACGGGCGCGGAGATCGTCGATGCCGGCGGCGCCTATGTCATCCCGGGCGGGATCGATCCGCACACCCATCTCGAAATGCCGTTCATGGGCACGGTGACTGCCGACGATTTCGAATCCGGAACGAAGGCGGCGCTGACCGGCGGCACCACCATGGTGGTGGATTTCTGCCTGCCCGATCCCGGCCAGTCGATGCTCGCGGCCTATCAGGAGTGGCGGCACAAATCCGAGAAGGCGGCGACCGACTACGGCTTCCACATGGCGGTGACGTCGTGGTCGAAGCAGATCTATGACGAGATGGAGACCGTGGTCAAAACCTACGGCATCAACACCTTCAAGCATTTCATGGCCTACAAGGGCGCGCTGATGGTGAACGATGACGAGCTCTACAACTCGTTCGCGCGCTGCGCCCATCTCGGCGCCATGCCTGTGGTCCATGCGGAAAACGGCGACGTCGTCGCCTTGATGCAGGAAGCGCTGATCGCGCGCGGCGTCGCCGGCCCCGAAGGCCACGCCTACTCACGGCCGCCGGAGGTCGAGGGCGAAGCCACCAACCGCGCCATCATGATCGCCGACATGACGGGCACGCCCGTCTACATCGTCCACACGAGTTGCCGCGAAGCGCATGAGGCGATCGCCCGCGCGCGGGCTGCGGGGAAACGTGTCTACGGCGAGCCGCTGATCCAGCATCTGCTGCTGGATGTCGGCGAGTACCAGAACAGGGACTGGGATCATTCCGCGCAACGCGTGATGTCGCCGCCGTTTCGCGACAGATCGCATCAGGATAGTCTTTGGGCCGGCCTGCAATCAGGCTCGCTCCAGGTGGTCGCCACCGACCATTGCGCCTTCACCACGGAGCAGAAGCGGTTCGGGCTCGGCGATTTCAGGAAGATCCCGAACGGCACCGGCGGCCTCGAAGATCGGCTCGCACTTCTTTGGACCGCAGGCGTCGCCACGGGACGGCTCACGAAGGAAGAATTCGTCGCGGTGACCTCGGCGAACATCGCGCGCATCCTCAACATCTACCCGCGCAAGGGCGCGGTCGCCGTCGGTTCGGATGCCGATGTCGTGGTGTGGGACCCCAGGGCGAGCAAGACCATCAGCGCGAAGCGGCAGATGAGCCGGATCGATTACAACGTGTTCGAAGGCTTCGCCTGCACCGGCGGACCGGCCGCGACGCTCTCGCGTGGCCGCGTCGTCTGGAAGGCTGGCGATCTGCGCGCCGAGGCCGGCGACGGCCACTACATCGAACGTCCGGCGTTCTCGCCGGTGCACGTCGCCAACTCGACGTGGAAGCAACTGACCGCCCCGCGTGCGGTCGCACGCGGAGCGGTGACGCCGTAG
- a CDS encoding TetR/AcrR family transcriptional regulator, whose translation MTKALERREKLRADLIQAAERMIAERGLAGLKTRDLAREIGCANGAVYNLVADVDELVLRVGSRTLLRLDKVLSAAVSAGNPSPQETLVRIAIAYCDFAAENLELWRAMFEHRMEPGKEVPDWSVDDQLQLFRHIYAPLAALFPDRGTEELGITARSLFSAVHGMVALGLEQRLVAVPLPALRKEIAGLVRAMIDGLIARAA comes from the coding sequence ATGACTAAAGCCTTGGAACGTCGAGAGAAACTGCGGGCCGACCTGATCCAGGCGGCCGAGCGGATGATCGCTGAGCGAGGGTTGGCGGGTCTCAAAACCCGCGATCTCGCCCGCGAGATCGGCTGCGCCAATGGCGCGGTCTACAATCTCGTCGCCGATGTCGACGAGCTGGTCCTGCGCGTCGGCTCGCGCACGCTGCTCCGGCTCGACAAGGTGCTCAGCGCGGCGGTGAGCGCGGGCAATCCGTCGCCGCAGGAGACGCTGGTCCGCATCGCGATCGCCTATTGCGATTTCGCCGCAGAAAATCTCGAGCTCTGGCGCGCAATGTTCGAGCATCGCATGGAGCCCGGCAAGGAAGTCCCCGACTGGTCCGTCGACGACCAGTTGCAGCTGTTCCGCCACATCTACGCGCCACTGGCAGCGTTGTTTCCGGACAGAGGGACCGAGGAGCTCGGCATCACCGCACGCAGCCTGTTCTCGGCCGTGCATGGCATGGTGGCGCTGGGGCTCGAGCAGAGGCTGGTCGCCGTGCCGCTGCCGGCGCTGCGGAAGGAAATCGCGGGCCTGGTGCGGGCGATGATCGACGGCTTGATCGCGCGGGCGGCGTAG
- a CDS encoding PspA/IM30 family protein, with protein sequence MFKTVVTLFRGSVAAAGEELEDRTALLILDQQMRDAAAAVERSKRTLALAIAQDQQEGRKLEATVARIADLETRAVAALDGGREDLAKDAAEAIAGLEADRDAAMTARALFATEIIRLKRHVASAQARITELDRGRRVARASEAVRSLRRSGIEAARPYESTLPEAESTLRRLRDRQMEAQAADDALVELDTASGPLATAERLAEQGFGPRLKTTADDVLARLKSKRMPTA encoded by the coding sequence ATGTTCAAGACCGTAGTGACACTTTTCCGCGGCAGCGTGGCGGCCGCGGGCGAGGAACTGGAAGACCGTACGGCCCTCCTGATCCTCGACCAGCAGATGCGCGACGCGGCCGCCGCCGTCGAGCGCAGCAAGCGGACGCTGGCGCTGGCGATCGCCCAGGACCAGCAGGAAGGCCGCAAGCTCGAGGCGACCGTCGCCCGCATCGCCGACCTCGAGACCCGCGCGGTTGCGGCGCTCGACGGTGGCCGCGAGGACCTCGCCAAGGATGCCGCCGAAGCCATCGCGGGCCTGGAGGCCGATCGCGATGCGGCGATGACCGCACGCGCATTGTTCGCGACCGAGATCATCAGGCTGAAGCGCCATGTCGCGAGCGCGCAGGCCCGCATCACCGAGCTCGATCGCGGCCGCCGCGTCGCCCGCGCCTCGGAAGCGGTGCGCTCGCTTCGCCGCAGCGGCATCGAGGCGGCACGCCCTTACGAATCCACGCTGCCGGAAGCGGAGAGCACCTTGAGGCGCCTGCGCGACCGGCAAATGGAAGCCCAGGCCGCTGACGACGCGCTGGTCGAGCTCGATACGGCCAGCGGTCCGCTCGCCACTGCGGAAAGACTCGCCGAGCAGGGCTTTGGCCCCCGGCTCAAGACGACCGCGGACGACGTGCTGGCGCGGTTGAAGTCCAAGCGCATGCCGACTGCCTGA
- a CDS encoding YiaA/YiaB family inner membrane protein, with protein MNQNGQPHSSAWVTFTYASFAASAFLVAIGIFFLPIDLWMKGYLTMGIVMLIQTCITLTKTVRDNHESSRLVNRIEDAKAERLLMEVSKAA; from the coding sequence ATGAACCAGAACGGCCAGCCCCACAGCAGCGCCTGGGTGACCTTCACTTACGCGTCCTTCGCAGCCTCCGCGTTCCTCGTCGCCATCGGCATCTTCTTCCTGCCGATCGATCTCTGGATGAAGGGCTATCTCACGATGGGCATCGTGATGCTGATCCAGACCTGCATCACCCTGACCAAGACAGTGCGCGACAATCACGAGAGCAGCCGGCTGGTGAACCGGATCGAGGATGCAAAGGCCGAGCGCCTGCTGATGGAAGTGTCCAAGGCGGCTTGA
- a CDS encoding amidohydrolase family protein has translation MAVTRIDCDIHPAVGGTRTTLLPYLSDHWKEQVVSRAIDGLDLTSYPPSMPLTGRADWRPANGAKPGSDLAMVQKGAFDQLGASHAILNVLYGAQAVFDAYMAADFCKAINDWIAAEWLSRDPRLRVSIVVPMQDPDLAIEEIERRAGDNRFVSILVLAQGETLLGRRHYWPVYRLAEKYKLPLAIHAGTQYRQAPSSAGWPSHRYEYYFVEAQAFQAQILSLIYEGVFGKFPNLKVVLMESGVSWLPAFMWRANKTWRGVRVEVPWVEREPAAIIRDNFRVTMQPFDAPTDARSVEEIIDQIGSAKMFLFASDYPHWQFDGDDPIPPNLPKSIIAKMCVDNPLETFPRLSLN, from the coding sequence ATGGCGGTGACGCGGATCGACTGCGATATCCACCCGGCCGTTGGTGGCACGCGCACGACGCTGCTTCCCTATCTCAGCGATCACTGGAAAGAGCAGGTCGTGAGCCGTGCCATCGACGGGCTCGATCTCACCTCCTATCCGCCGAGCATGCCGCTGACCGGCCGTGCCGACTGGCGGCCGGCCAATGGCGCCAAGCCCGGCTCCGACCTCGCCATGGTGCAGAAGGGCGCCTTTGATCAATTGGGCGCCAGCCACGCGATCCTCAACGTGCTCTATGGCGCGCAGGCCGTGTTCGACGCCTATATGGCGGCAGACTTCTGCAAGGCGATCAACGACTGGATCGCCGCCGAATGGCTGTCGCGCGATCCTCGCCTGCGGGTTTCCATCGTGGTGCCGATGCAGGACCCTGATTTGGCGATCGAGGAGATCGAGCGCCGCGCCGGCGACAACCGTTTCGTCTCTATCCTGGTCCTGGCGCAGGGCGAGACGCTGCTGGGCCGGCGGCATTACTGGCCGGTGTACCGGCTCGCCGAGAAGTACAAGCTGCCGCTGGCGATCCACGCCGGCACGCAATATCGCCAGGCGCCGAGCTCCGCCGGCTGGCCGTCGCACCGCTACGAATATTACTTCGTCGAGGCGCAGGCGTTTCAGGCGCAGATCCTGAGCCTCATTTATGAAGGCGTTTTCGGCAAGTTTCCCAACCTGAAGGTCGTGCTGATGGAATCCGGCGTGAGCTGGCTGCCGGCCTTCATGTGGCGCGCCAACAAGACCTGGCGCGGCGTCCGCGTCGAGGTTCCCTGGGTCGAACGCGAGCCGGCCGCGATCATCCGCGATAATTTCCGCGTCACCATGCAGCCCTTCGACGCGCCGACTGATGCAAGAAGCGTCGAGGAGATCATCGACCAGATCGGCTCGGCAAAGATGTTTCTGTTCGCGTCCGACTATCCGCACTGGCAGTTCGACGGCGACGATCCGATCCCGCCGAACCTGCCGAAGAGCATCATCGCGAAGATGTGCGTCGACAATCCGCTGGAGACGTTTCCGCGGTTGTCGCTGAATTGA
- a CDS encoding amidohydrolase family protein has translation MSDVIDRPLLDEEKPAASRLRIVDCDVHPSLRSTDDLNEFLPKRWQQHLKEYGSHLRTPYLFTTPYPRSSPLIARRDAWPPTGGPPGSDLAFMQKQHLDPFDVEFGILQVLDLFIFSQQNLEFGAAIQRAINDWQLAFWSHRDPRLKASILVGQDGVDLAIAEIERCAKIGEYIQINVSPRANEPLGRRRYWPIYERAEALDLPLGIHVGGYGGHAPTGGGWPSYYVEEHQSNAHTIAAQLASLVIEGVPERFPKLKIVFIEGGFGWIPSAVWRMDQHFERFRSEVPHLKRKPSEYVREHFWFTTQPIDEPDEARHLRSLIEWVGIDRLLFSSDYPHWDFDDPRFAFKTPLTDAERKKIFSTNARAVYKF, from the coding sequence ATGAGTGACGTCATCGACCGCCCGCTGCTCGACGAAGAAAAGCCCGCCGCCTCGCGGCTGCGCATCGTCGATTGCGACGTGCACCCGAGCCTGCGCTCGACCGACGATCTCAACGAGTTCCTGCCGAAACGCTGGCAGCAGCATCTGAAGGAATATGGCAGCCATTTGCGCACGCCCTATCTCTTCACCACGCCCTATCCGCGTTCCTCGCCACTGATCGCGCGCCGCGATGCCTGGCCGCCGACCGGCGGGCCGCCCGGCTCCGATCTCGCTTTCATGCAGAAGCAGCATCTCGACCCGTTCGACGTCGAGTTCGGGATTCTGCAGGTGCTCGATCTCTTCATCTTCTCGCAGCAGAACCTGGAATTCGGCGCCGCGATCCAGCGCGCCATCAACGATTGGCAACTGGCGTTCTGGTCGCATCGCGATCCGCGCCTGAAGGCGTCGATCCTGGTCGGGCAGGACGGCGTGGATCTCGCCATCGCCGAGATCGAGCGCTGCGCCAAAATCGGCGAATACATCCAGATCAACGTCTCGCCGCGCGCCAACGAGCCGCTCGGCCGCCGTCGCTACTGGCCGATCTACGAGCGCGCCGAGGCGCTGGACCTGCCGCTCGGCATCCATGTTGGCGGCTATGGCGGCCATGCGCCGACCGGTGGCGGCTGGCCGTCTTATTATGTCGAGGAGCATCAGTCCAACGCGCACACGATCGCGGCGCAGCTTGCGAGCCTCGTCATCGAAGGCGTGCCGGAGCGCTTTCCGAAGCTGAAGATCGTCTTCATCGAGGGCGGCTTCGGCTGGATCCCCTCGGCGGTGTGGCGGATGGACCAGCATTTCGAGCGCTTCCGCAGCGAGGTGCCGCATCTCAAGCGCAAGCCGTCCGAATATGTGCGCGAGCATTTCTGGTTCACGACGCAGCCGATCGACGAGCCCGACGAGGCGCGGCATCTGCGGTCGCTGATCGAATGGGTCGGCATCGACAGGCTGCTGTTCTCGTCGGACTATCCGCACTGGGATTTCGACGATCCGCGCTTCGCCTTCAAAACGCCGCTGACGGACGCCGAGCGCAAGAAGATCTTCAGCACCAATGCCCGCGCGGTCTACAAGTTCTGA